The following are from one region of the Hippocampus zosterae strain Florida chromosome 9, ASM2543408v3, whole genome shotgun sequence genome:
- the LOC127607746 gene encoding charged multivesicular body protein 4b-like has translation MRPVWKRRKYTENNISDTSTSMSLFGKWFGTGGGGKSGKAPTPQEAVQKLRETEDMLAKKQEFLEKKIEQEIMTAKKHGMKNQRAALQALKRKKRYSKQLEQIDGTLSTIEFQREALENANTNTEVLKNMGFAAKAMKAAHKELNVDSVDDLMSDIMEQQELAQEITDVISNPISFGDQVDEDELMAELEELEQEELDRNLLDVERTPDVTLPSVPATSLPSRPARKKEEEDDMDMADLQAWATN, from the exons ATGAGACCCGTATGGAAAAGGCGGAAGTACACGGAAAACAACATCAGCGACACCAGCACCAG CATGTCGCTGTTCGGAAAGTGGTTCGGCACAGGCGGTGGGGGTAAAAGCGGCAAGGCGCCCACACCCCAGGAGGCTGTCCAGAAACTCCGAGAGACCGAGGATATGTTGGCAAAAAAGCAGGAATTCCTCGAAAAGAAAATTGAGCAGGAAATCATGACAGCCAAGAAGCATGGGATGAAGAACCAGCGAG CGGCACTGCAGGCCCTGAAGAGGAAAAAACGCTACAGCAAGCAGCTGGAGCAGATCGACGGCACACTGTCCACCATCGAGTTCCAACGGGAGGCGCTCGAGAACGCCAACACCAACACGGAAGTGCTGAAGAACATGGGCTTCGCCGCCAAGGCCATGAAGGCCGCACACAAAGAGCT GAACGTCGACAGCGTGGACGACCTGATGTCGGACATCATGGAGCAGCAGGAGCTGGCGCAGGAAATCACAGACGTCATTTCCAATCCCATCAGTTTCGGCGATCAAGTGGACGAG GATGAGCTCATGGCcgagctggaggagctggagcaggAAGAGCTGGACAGGAATCTCCTAGACGTGGAAAGAACGCCCGACGTCACCCTGCCCAGCGTACCGGCCACATCGTTGCCGTCCAGACCAG CcaggaagaaggaggaggaagacgacatGGACATGGCCGACCTGCAGGCCTGGGCCACCAACTAA
- the raly gene encoding RNA-binding protein Raly isoform X2: MSLPIPTSNVTNKRDLKSIKSRVFIGNLNTTLVSKRDVESVFSEYGRVMGCSVHKGYAFVQYANQGHALAAVAGHNGRVLAGQTLDINIAGEPKLKADKPTKRPFATHYHLDCHHLSQDLYDRLFDFHSRASPLSSRVVPVKWPRMSPPVVRRLSSLPAQLLPQNCDALRAGVTVQKERTRSRQRGGNEAHEEEEREVEEEEGRGEGEDDHKSAQTEYDVVDQLTNRKSPSPGVNLFV, encoded by the exons ATGTCGCTGCCGATCCCGACCAGCAACGTGACCAACAAGCGAGACCTCAAGTCCATCAAGTCGCGCGTGTTCATCGGCAACCTAAACACGACGCTGGTGAGCAAGCGAGACGTGGAGTCCGTCTTCTCCGAGTACGGCCGCGTGATGGGCTGCTCCGTGCACAAGGGCTACGCCTTCGTGCAGTACGCCAACCAGGGCCACGCCCTCGCCGCCGTCGCCGGCCACAACGGACGCGTCCTGGCCGGCCAAACTCTCG ACATCAACATCGCCGGAGAGCCCAAACTGAAAGCAGATAAACCCACCAAGCGACCATTCGCTACACACTACCACCTAGATTGCCATCACTTGAGCCAAGACTTGTATGACAG GTTGTTTGACTTCCACAGTCGGGCGTCGCCACTCAGCTCCCGCGTGGTGCCCGTCAAGTGGCCGCGTATGTCGCCCCCTGTCGTCCGGAGGCTGTCGTCTCTTCCTGCTCAACTGTTACCGCAGAACTGCGACGCCCTACGTGCCGGAGTAACAG TGCAAAAAGAGCGGACGAGGTCACGGCAACGCGGCGGCAACGAGGCCCACGAGGAAGAAGAGCGGGAAgtcgaggaggaggaaggccgTGGCGAAGGCGAGGACGACCACAAAAGCGCTCAGACGGAATATGACGTAGTGGATCAGCTCACCAACAGAAAATCTCCCTCTCCAGGTGTTAATTTGTTTGTGTAA
- the raly gene encoding RNA-binding protein Raly isoform X1, with product MSLPIPTSNVTNKRDLKSIKSRVFIGNLNTTLVSKRDVESVFSEYGRVMGCSVHKGYAFVQYANQGHALAAVAGHNGRVLAGQTLDINIAGEPKLKADKPTKRPFATHYHLDCHHLSQDLYDRLFDFHSRASPLSSRVVPVKWPRMSPPVVRRLSSLPAQLLPQNCDALRAGVTEGAVPLQVIKSQLTQIKENIDALLDRLEHITQHARATDTVQKERTRSRQRGGNEAHEEEEREVEEEEGRGEGEDDHKSAQTEYDVVDQLTNRKSPSPGVNLFV from the exons ATGTCGCTGCCGATCCCGACCAGCAACGTGACCAACAAGCGAGACCTCAAGTCCATCAAGTCGCGCGTGTTCATCGGCAACCTAAACACGACGCTGGTGAGCAAGCGAGACGTGGAGTCCGTCTTCTCCGAGTACGGCCGCGTGATGGGCTGCTCCGTGCACAAGGGCTACGCCTTCGTGCAGTACGCCAACCAGGGCCACGCCCTCGCCGCCGTCGCCGGCCACAACGGACGCGTCCTGGCCGGCCAAACTCTCG ACATCAACATCGCCGGAGAGCCCAAACTGAAAGCAGATAAACCCACCAAGCGACCATTCGCTACACACTACCACCTAGATTGCCATCACTTGAGCCAAGACTTGTATGACAG GTTGTTTGACTTCCACAGTCGGGCGTCGCCACTCAGCTCCCGCGTGGTGCCCGTCAAGTGGCCGCGTATGTCGCCCCCTGTCGTCCGGAGGCTGTCGTCTCTTCCTGCTCAACTGTTACCGCAGAACTGCGACGCCCTACGTGCCGGAGTAACAG AGGGAGCGGTTCCACTGCAGGTCATCAAGTCTCAGTTGAcgcaaataaaagaaaacattgacGCTCTGCTGGACCGCCTCGAGCACATCACGCAACACGCACGCGCCACAGATACAG TGCAAAAAGAGCGGACGAGGTCACGGCAACGCGGCGGCAACGAGGCCCACGAGGAAGAAGAGCGGGAAgtcgaggaggaggaaggccgTGGCGAAGGCGAGGACGACCACAAAAGCGCTCAGACGGAATATGACGTAGTGGATCAGCTCACCAACAGAAAATCTCCCTCTCCAGGTGTTAATTTGTTTGTGTAA
- the ahcy gene encoding adenosylhomocysteinase, with the protein MSEKLPYKVADISLAEWGRKAIDIAENEMPGLMKMRELYSASKPLKGARIAGCLHMTLQTAVLIETLTALGAEVQWSSCNIFSTQDHAAAAIAKSGIPVYAWKGETDEEYMWCIEQTIYFKDGQALNMILDDGGDLTNLVHTKYPKLLKGIRGLSEETTTGVHNLYKMMKKGELKVPAINVNDSVTKSKFDNLYGCRESLIDGIKRATDVMIAGKVAVVAGYGDVGKGCVQALRAFGARVIVTEIDPINALQAAMEGFEVTTMDEACLEGNIFVTTTGCEDIIQAHHFESMKDDAIVCNIGHFDCEIDMSWLNANAAEKINIKPQVDRYRMKSGRHIIVLAEGRLVNLGCAMGHPSFVMSNSFTNQVLAQIELWTNTDKYPVGVYFLPKKLDEQVAAAHLDKLGVKLTKLTDKQAKYLGLPTEGPFKPDHYRY; encoded by the exons ATGTCTGAGAAACTTCCCTACAAAGTTG CTGACATCAGCCTGGCCGAGTGGGGGCGCAAGGCCATCGACATCGCCGAGAACGAGATGCCGGGCCTGATGAAGATGAGGGAGCTGTACAGCGCCTCCAAGCCTCTGAAGGGCGCCCGCATCGCCGGATGTCTGCACATGACGCTGCAGACGGCCGTGCTCATCGAGACGCTCACCGCGCTCGGAGCGGAG gTTCAGTGGTCCAGTTGTAACATCTTCTCCACTCAGGACCACGCTGCGGCCGCCATCGCCAAATCCGGCATCCCAG TGTACGCATGGAAGGGCGAGACGGACGAGGAGTACATGTGGTGCATCGAGCAGACCATCTACTTCAAAGACGGACAAGCCCTCAACATGATCCTGGACGACGGGGGAGACCTCACCAACCTGGTCCACACCAAGTACCCCAAGCTGCTCAAAG GCATCCGCGGCCTGTCCGAGGAGACCACCACGGGCGTCCACAACCTGTACAAGATGATGAAGAAGGGAGAGCTCAAGGTGCCTGCCATCAACGTCAACGACTCCGTCACCAAG AGCAAGTTTGACAACTTGTACGGCTGCCGCGAGAGCCTGATCGACGGCATCAAGCGCGCCACCGACGTGATGATCGCCGGCAaggtggcggtggtggcggGCTACGGCGACGTGGGCAAAGGCTGCGTGCAGGCGCTGCGCGCGTTCGGAGCCCGCGTCATCGTCACGGAGATCGACCCCATCAACGCCCTGCAGGCTGCAATGGAGG GCTTTGAGGTGACCACCATGGACGAAGCCTGCCTGGAAGGAAACATCTTCGTCACCACCACTGGCTGTGAGGACATCATCCAGGCACA TCACTTTGAGAGCATGAAGGATGACGCCATAGTGTGCAACATCGGACATTTTGACTGTGAAATAGACATGAGCTGGCTCAACGCCAACGCCGCGGAGAAGATCAACATCAAGCCGCAG GTTGACCGCTACCGAATGAAGAGCGGGCGCCACATCATCGTGCTGGCCGAGGGCCGGCTGGTGAATTTGGGCTGCGCCATGGGACACCCCTCCTTTGTCATGAGTAACTCTTTCACCAATCAG GTTCTGGCTCAAATCGAACTGTGGACTAACACTGACAAATATCCTGTGGGCGTCTACTTCCTCCCCAAAAAG TTGGacgagcaggtggcggcagcCCACTTGGACAAGTTGGGCGTGAAACTGACCAAGCTGACTGACAAACAGGCTAAGTATTTGGGCCTCCCTACAGAAGGACCCTTCAAGCCCGACCACTACCGCTACTGA
- the asip1 gene encoding agouti signaling protein 1, translating to SAERQKSTTRMRTVLLLASFVFTASHYLLGTAHMLSDNMLTGNEAAISNAISEGNRDANAGGLYAPVVIVELPKPGRKKKAKKNKLSRRRRPPPPAGCVPMWGSCKSEGKVCCDFCALCHCRIFRTVCYCRMGNPQC from the exons tctgcagaaagacaaaaaagcacCACGAGGATGCGTACTGTGTTGTTGCTGGCCAGCTTTGTGTTCACCGCGTCGCACTACTTACTGGGCACCGCCCACATGTTGTCCGACAACATGCTGACCGGCAACGAGGCCGCCATCTCCAACGCAATCTCGGAGGGCAACCGCGACGCCAACGCTGGAGGATTGTACGCACCCGTCGTCATTGTGG AACTGCCAAAACCAGGAAGgaaaaagaaggcaaaaaag AACAAGCTTAGTCGCAGGcggcgccccccgccccccgccggcTGCGTCCCCATGTGGGGCAGCTGCAAATCCGAGGGAAAGGTGTGCTGCGATTTCTGCGCTTTGTGCCACTGCCGCATCTTCAGGACCGTGTGTTACTGCCGCATGGGAAACCCTCAATGCTGA